One stretch of Dyella jiangningensis DNA includes these proteins:
- a CDS encoding DUF6868 family protein → MSLELLRAALGWSAILNLLFVSVWFALFRSMHDRMYAMHSRWFHLSEETFDGIHYAGMAGYKVATWLLFILPYVALRLAA, encoded by the coding sequence ATGAGCCTCGAATTGCTGCGCGCCGCGCTTGGCTGGTCGGCGATCCTGAACCTGCTGTTCGTCAGCGTGTGGTTCGCGCTGTTCCGAAGCATGCACGACCGCATGTACGCCATGCACAGCCGATGGTTCCATCTGTCCGAAGAAACCTTCGACGGCATCCACTATGCGGGCATGGCCGGCTACAAGGTCGCGACCTGGCTGCTGTTCATCCTGCCGTACGTCGCGCTGCGCCTCGCCGCCTGA
- a CDS encoding acyltransferase family protein, which translates to MNRLPGLDLLRAIAIAWVMIFHSYIIGGWGHYGGIEKIGWMGVDLFFVLSGFLIGSQVLKPLAEGHAFSFADFYLRRAFRILPVYLLVVAVYFIWPSMREYPGIQPLWQFLTFTVNLLIDVEHNLAFSHVWSLCVEEHFYLLFPLLAWWLARRPSAPRFIAVCVAVVVGGMFLRGYIWLHFMEPVKDVDQNSYGKAFLEGIYYPTWSRLDGLLTGVVLAVLRTYRPAWWSRWGRRANGVLLAGMVVVGLAIWLFQDRTGFAATLLGYPLLSLGMGLLVWAGAHENSVLAHARVPGAGWLAMASYSLYLSHKLVFHGVEAAAGRWLDGHGLATFAGYALAVLATGAVLHYAVERPFLKLRGHVVGLRSRRSFTGTVPAQADAA; encoded by the coding sequence ATGAACCGTTTGCCGGGCCTGGATCTGCTGCGCGCGATCGCGATCGCGTGGGTGATGATCTTCCATTCATACATCATCGGTGGCTGGGGCCACTACGGCGGCATCGAGAAGATCGGCTGGATGGGGGTGGACCTGTTCTTCGTGCTCAGCGGCTTCCTGATCGGTTCGCAGGTGCTCAAGCCGCTCGCGGAGGGCCACGCGTTTTCCTTCGCCGATTTCTACCTGCGCCGCGCCTTCCGCATCCTGCCGGTGTACCTGCTGGTGGTGGCCGTCTATTTCATTTGGCCGTCCATGCGCGAGTATCCGGGCATCCAGCCGCTGTGGCAGTTCCTCACCTTCACGGTGAACCTGCTGATCGACGTGGAGCACAACCTCGCGTTTTCACACGTGTGGTCGCTGTGCGTTGAAGAGCACTTTTACCTGCTGTTTCCGCTGCTGGCGTGGTGGCTGGCGCGTAGGCCGTCGGCGCCCAGATTCATCGCCGTATGTGTGGCGGTGGTGGTCGGCGGCATGTTCTTGCGTGGTTACATCTGGCTGCATTTCATGGAGCCGGTGAAGGACGTTGACCAAAATTCCTATGGAAAGGCGTTTCTCGAAGGCATCTACTACCCCACGTGGTCGCGCCTGGACGGCTTGCTGACCGGTGTGGTGCTAGCCGTGCTGCGCACCTATCGGCCGGCCTGGTGGTCGCGGTGGGGGCGGCGAGCGAACGGGGTGCTGCTGGCGGGGATGGTCGTGGTGGGCCTGGCGATCTGGCTGTTCCAGGACCGCACCGGCTTCGCGGCGACGCTGCTGGGCTACCCGTTGTTGTCGCTGGGCATGGGCCTGCTGGTCTGGGCCGGCGCCCACGAAAACAGTGTCCTGGCGCATGCCAGGGTACCGGGTGCAGGATGGCTCGCGATGGCGTCCTACAGCTTGTACCTGTCACACAAGCTGGTGTTTCATGGGGTGGAGGCCGCTGCCGGACGCTGGTTGGATGGCCATGGCCTGGCGACGTTTGCGGGATATGCGTTGGCGGTGCTGGCTACGGGCGCAGTGTTGCACTATGCGGTGGAGCGACCGTTCCTGAAGCTGCGGGGACATGTGGTGGGGCTGCGGTCCCGCCGTTCCTTCACCGGCACCGTACCTGCGCAGGCAGACGCCGCCTGA
- a CDS encoding GNAT family N-acetyltransferase, protein MGGAERLSSVPVLDTARLRLRAHRAEEHAERVAIWSDPEVTRFIGGRPLTGEEVWRRFLQYMGLWDVLGYGYWAVEEKSTGRYIGDIGFADFKRDLQPSLEGMLEFGWVLAAHAHGKGYASEAVAAAIGWAEQYRPSLRAVCIIDPANLPSIRVAEKAGFKRWQETTYHGGPTIVFSR, encoded by the coding sequence ATGGGCGGCGCGGAGCGGTTGTCTTCCGTTCCCGTCCTCGATACCGCGCGGCTGCGCCTGCGGGCGCATCGCGCCGAGGAGCACGCCGAGCGGGTCGCGATCTGGTCCGATCCCGAGGTAACCCGATTCATCGGCGGACGGCCGTTGACCGGTGAAGAGGTCTGGCGCCGCTTCCTGCAGTACATGGGCCTATGGGACGTGCTTGGCTACGGCTATTGGGCCGTCGAAGAGAAGTCCACCGGCCGCTACATCGGCGACATCGGTTTCGCTGACTTCAAGCGCGACCTGCAGCCCTCGCTGGAAGGCATGCTGGAATTCGGCTGGGTGCTGGCAGCCCACGCCCATGGCAAGGGCTATGCGAGCGAGGCGGTGGCCGCCGCCATCGGCTGGGCCGAGCAGTATCGGCCCAGCTTGCGCGCGGTCTGCATCATCGATCCTGCCAACCTGCCGTCGATCCGCGTGGCCGAGAAGGCCGGCTTCAAACGCTGGCAGGAGACGACCTACCACGGCGGTCCCACCATCGTGTTCAGCCGGTAG
- the nusB gene encoding transcription antitermination factor NusB, protein MNQRPEGIDLAARSRARRRALQAVYAWQIGGSRMDAVIDQFRHEQDMEVADLEYFEDLLHGVERHVEAIDDSLKPYVDREVGQIDPIERAALRLAAYELKYRPDVPYRVIINEAIEVTKRFGADHGHSYVNGVLDKLASSLRSTEKRG, encoded by the coding sequence ATGAATCAACGTCCCGAAGGCATCGACCTGGCCGCCCGCTCGCGTGCGCGTCGCCGCGCGCTGCAGGCCGTGTACGCGTGGCAGATCGGCGGCAGCCGCATGGATGCCGTGATCGACCAGTTCCGCCATGAACAGGACATGGAAGTGGCCGACCTCGAGTACTTCGAGGACCTGCTGCACGGCGTGGAGCGCCATGTCGAAGCCATCGACGACAGCCTGAAGCCGTACGTGGATCGCGAAGTCGGCCAGATCGACCCGATCGAACGCGCCGCGCTGCGCCTGGCCGCGTACGAGCTGAAGTACCGTCCAGACGTGCCGTACCGCGTGATCATCAACGAGGCCATCGAAGTCACCAAGCGCTTCGGCGCCGACCATGGCCACAGCTACGTCAACGGCGTGCTGGACAAGCTCGCCAGCTCGCTGCGCTCCACGGAAAAGCGCGGCTGA
- a CDS encoding riboflavin synthase: MFTGIIQSVGCIVRLEPRGGDVRLHVDTADLDLADVQLGDSIAVSGVCLTAVTLEARGFSADVSNETLSLTTLGKLKAGDPVNLEKALRLADRLGGHLVSGHVDGVGKVVSVTPDGRSQRWTFEVPANLSRYIAAKGSICIDGTSLTVNEVNGHRFGVNLIPHTVEHTAFHARRAGDAVNIEVDVVARYIERLIASGDAPKLDEAFLRQHGFA, encoded by the coding sequence ATGTTCACCGGCATCATCCAGAGCGTGGGCTGCATCGTGCGGCTGGAACCCCGCGGCGGTGACGTGCGCCTGCATGTCGATACCGCCGACCTCGATCTCGCCGACGTGCAGTTGGGCGACAGCATCGCCGTGTCGGGGGTGTGCCTCACGGCGGTCACATTGGAGGCACGTGGTTTCAGCGCGGATGTCTCCAACGAGACCCTGTCGCTTACCACGCTGGGCAAGCTGAAGGCCGGCGATCCGGTGAACCTGGAGAAGGCGCTGCGCCTGGCCGACCGCCTGGGCGGCCATCTGGTCTCCGGGCATGTGGATGGCGTGGGCAAGGTCGTATCGGTGACCCCGGACGGCCGCTCACAGCGCTGGACCTTTGAAGTGCCGGCCAACCTGTCGCGCTATATCGCCGCGAAGGGCTCGATCTGCATCGACGGCACCAGCCTCACCGTGAACGAGGTGAACGGCCATCGCTTCGGAGTGAACCTTATCCCCCACACGGTGGAACACACGGCATTCCATGCACGCAGGGCAGGTGATGCGGTGAACATCGAAGTGGACGTGGTGGCGCGCTACATCGAGCGGCTGATCGCCAGTGGCGACGCGCCGAAGCTCGATGAGGCGTTCCTCCGGCAGCACGGCTTCGCCTAG
- a CDS encoding phosphatidylglycerophosphatase A family protein, producing MSANENDNVDTDKKTLSAEQRRLLLATPAGWLACGFGSGLAPFAQGTAGSLAAIIPWLLLRTLPLQLYVFAIVVAFVAGVWACGIAGRILGVEDHRSIVWDEFVGMWIALIPAVMPVFWASWSSVVIGFLLFRLFDVWKPWPIRLLDQRLKGGVGVMMDDVVAGVFAAIVLAFLLRF from the coding sequence ATGAGCGCCAACGAAAACGACAACGTCGATACCGACAAGAAGACGCTGAGCGCAGAGCAACGCCGGCTGCTGCTGGCCACGCCGGCCGGCTGGCTGGCCTGCGGATTCGGCTCCGGCCTCGCGCCGTTTGCGCAGGGCACGGCCGGCTCGCTGGCGGCGATCATCCCGTGGCTGCTGTTGCGCACGTTGCCGCTACAGCTCTACGTATTCGCCATCGTCGTCGCGTTCGTGGCGGGCGTATGGGCTTGCGGCATCGCCGGACGCATCCTTGGCGTGGAAGACCACCGCAGCATCGTGTGGGACGAGTTCGTCGGCATGTGGATCGCACTCATTCCCGCGGTCATGCCGGTGTTCTGGGCATCGTGGTCGAGCGTGGTGATCGGTTTCCTGCTGTTCCGCCTGTTCGATGTCTGGAAGCCCTGGCCGATCCGCCTGCTGGACCAGCGCCTCAAGGGCGGCGTCGGCGTGATGATGGATGACGTCGTCGCCGGCGTGTTCGCCGCCATCGTGCTGGCCTTCCTGCTGCGCTTCTAG
- the ribBA gene encoding bifunctional 3,4-dihydroxy-2-butanone-4-phosphate synthase/GTP cyclohydrolase II, which produces MSFNTIPEILDDIRAGRMVVILDDEDRENEGDLIMAAQMVRPEDINFMVREARGLVCLTLTEQRTRQLGLRPMVVDNTSPYHTNFTVSIEAAEGVTTGISAHDRARTIQVAVKSDAKPQDLSQPGHIFPLTAQPGGVLTRAGHTEAGCDLAALAGLEPSAVLIEILHEDGSMARRPELEVFAKKHGLKIGSIADLIRYRLETEKTVQRVVEEDVQTEFGPFRLVAYRDAIRHGLHFALLRGKVDDGAPVLTRVHVRNTLSDVLHLQRDDLGLTVTSALRRIADEDRGALLVLSGEDTADALLRRLNRQPLAQAPEEAQQQEWRQLGLGAQILADLGIHQLRVLGTPRKMVGLGGFGLEVVEYV; this is translated from the coding sequence ATGAGTTTCAACACTATCCCCGAAATCCTCGACGACATCCGCGCCGGCCGCATGGTCGTGATCCTCGACGACGAGGATCGCGAGAACGAAGGCGATCTCATCATGGCTGCGCAGATGGTGCGGCCGGAGGACATCAACTTCATGGTGCGCGAGGCCCGCGGCCTGGTCTGCCTGACGCTGACCGAACAGCGCACGCGCCAGCTGGGCCTGCGTCCCATGGTCGTGGACAACACCTCGCCGTACCACACCAACTTCACCGTTTCGATCGAGGCAGCCGAAGGCGTCACCACCGGCATCTCGGCGCACGACCGCGCGCGAACCATCCAGGTGGCGGTGAAGTCGGACGCGAAGCCGCAGGACCTCTCGCAGCCGGGCCACATCTTCCCGCTCACCGCGCAGCCGGGCGGCGTGCTCACGCGCGCCGGCCACACCGAAGCGGGCTGCGATCTCGCCGCGCTGGCGGGGCTGGAACCGTCGGCGGTGCTGATCGAGATCCTGCACGAGGACGGCTCGATGGCGCGCCGCCCCGAGCTGGAAGTCTTCGCGAAGAAGCATGGCCTGAAGATCGGCAGCATCGCCGACCTGATCCGCTACCGCCTGGAAACCGAGAAGACGGTGCAGCGCGTGGTGGAGGAAGATGTGCAGACCGAGTTCGGGCCGTTTCGCCTGGTGGCCTACCGCGATGCGATCCGCCATGGCCTGCATTTCGCGCTGCTGCGCGGCAAGGTGGACGACGGCGCGCCGGTGCTCACGCGCGTGCATGTACGAAACACGCTGTCGGACGTGCTGCATCTGCAACGCGACGACCTGGGCCTGACAGTCACTTCGGCGCTGCGACGCATTGCCGACGAGGACCGTGGCGCCCTGCTGGTGCTGTCGGGCGAGGACACCGCTGACGCGCTGCTGCGCCGCCTCAACCGCCAGCCGCTGGCGCAGGCGCCAGAAGAGGCGCAGCAGCAGGAGTGGCGCCAACTGGGCCTGGGCGCGCAGATCCTGGCCGACCTGGGCATCCATCAGCTGCGCGTGCTGGGTACGCCGCGCAAGATGGTGGGGCTGGGCGGGTTTGGGCTGGAAGTGGTCGAGTACGTTTAA
- the thiL gene encoding thiamine-phosphate kinase: MEFRLIDRIRERTAQGREDVRLGIGDDAALVAPPAGQEVAIAIDTMVEGVHFPQGIAPADIGWKSLAVNLSDLAAMGATPSWALLALTLPRQPVEQVQSFIDGYAEGFAQLAQSYRLALIGGDTTRGMLTVSVAVHGFVPPGQALTRAGARAGDVVLVTGTLGDAAAGLRLLQAGARVAEGDGRAAYLIERLHRPTPRVKAGLALRGRATACIDVSDGLLADLGHVCEASALGAEIDASLLPRSSMLLGAFDETMTRDLALSGGDDYELCFTVPPSLVAEVQGDLARLGCGATRIGRMVEGTGVRVRDEQGQWLETTHRGWDHFA; this comes from the coding sequence ATGGAATTTCGCCTGATCGACCGCATCCGCGAGCGCACCGCGCAAGGCCGCGAAGACGTGCGCCTGGGCATAGGCGACGACGCCGCGCTGGTGGCGCCGCCCGCCGGGCAGGAGGTCGCCATCGCCATCGACACCATGGTCGAGGGCGTGCATTTCCCGCAGGGCATAGCCCCCGCCGATATTGGTTGGAAGTCGCTGGCGGTCAACCTGTCCGACCTCGCCGCGATGGGTGCCACGCCGTCCTGGGCCCTGCTCGCGCTCACGCTGCCACGGCAGCCGGTGGAACAGGTGCAATCGTTCATCGACGGCTATGCCGAGGGCTTTGCGCAGCTTGCGCAGTCCTATCGGCTGGCCTTGATCGGCGGCGACACCACGCGCGGCATGCTGACGGTGAGCGTGGCGGTGCATGGTTTCGTGCCGCCCGGCCAGGCCCTCACGCGCGCCGGTGCACGTGCAGGCGACGTGGTGCTGGTGACCGGCACCCTGGGCGACGCGGCGGCCGGCCTGCGGCTGTTGCAGGCGGGGGCGCGGGTGGCAGAGGGCGATGGCCGCGCGGCCTACCTGATCGAGCGTCTGCATCGCCCCACGCCGCGGGTGAAGGCGGGCCTTGCCCTGCGTGGCCGCGCCACCGCGTGCATCGACGTGTCCGACGGGCTGCTCGCCGACCTCGGCCATGTCTGCGAGGCCAGCGCACTGGGTGCGGAAATCGACGCCTCGTTGCTGCCTCGCTCGTCCATGCTGCTGGGCGCCTTCGACGAAACCATGACGCGCGACTTAGCACTCTCCGGCGGAGACGACTACGAGCTTTGCTTCACCGTACCGCCCTCGTTGGTTGCCGAAGTGCAGGGCGACCTGGCGCGCTTGGGTTGCGGGGCCACCCGCATCGGGCGCATGGTCGAGGGCACCGGCGTGCGTGTGCGCGACGAGCAGGGCCAATGGCTGGAAACCACGCATCGCGGCTGGGATCACTTCGCATGA
- a CDS encoding Gfo/Idh/MocA family protein: MTTAAIRWGIIGCGNVTEVKSGPGFSKTPNSALVAVMRRDGDKARDYAERHGVPRWYDDAAKLIADPEVNAVYVATPPSTHKQYALMSIAAGKPVYVEKPMAMDHAECEAIINAGRQANVPVFVAYYRRALPRFHKVRELIFGQRAIGTPRIVNTVLHEPHHPRYHDPKNLPWHVQPGISGGGVFMDIGCHTLDIIDWLFGPIVSVSGHASNQLGAYPPEDTVAMSFAFGNGMLGTGLWNFDSYKHHDQIEVVGDEGRIAFATFGNGPITVENARDSHEHHVENPLHIQQPLIETIVAELTGQKGASPSTAESGARTSWVMDQVLRDYRRETGQAVGG; the protein is encoded by the coding sequence ATGACGACGGCAGCGATACGCTGGGGCATCATCGGTTGCGGCAACGTCACCGAAGTGAAGAGTGGCCCGGGCTTCAGCAAGACGCCGAACTCCGCGCTGGTGGCGGTGATGCGCCGCGACGGCGACAAGGCGCGCGACTATGCCGAGCGCCATGGCGTGCCGCGCTGGTACGACGACGCTGCGAAGCTGATCGCCGATCCGGAGGTGAATGCGGTCTACGTCGCCACGCCGCCTTCCACGCACAAGCAGTACGCGTTGATGTCGATCGCCGCGGGCAAGCCGGTGTACGTGGAAAAGCCCATGGCGATGGACCACGCCGAGTGCGAGGCGATCATCAACGCAGGGCGCCAGGCGAACGTGCCGGTGTTCGTGGCTTACTACCGTCGCGCGCTGCCGCGCTTCCACAAGGTGCGCGAGCTCATTTTCGGCCAGCGCGCGATCGGCACGCCGCGCATCGTCAACACCGTGCTGCACGAGCCACACCATCCGCGCTACCACGATCCGAAGAACCTGCCCTGGCACGTGCAGCCGGGTATTTCAGGTGGCGGCGTGTTCATGGACATCGGTTGCCACACGCTGGACATCATCGACTGGCTGTTCGGTCCGATCGTTTCGGTGAGCGGCCATGCAAGCAACCAGCTGGGCGCGTATCCGCCGGAGGATACGGTGGCGATGTCATTCGCTTTCGGCAACGGCATGCTGGGCACGGGCCTGTGGAATTTCGACAGCTACAAGCACCACGACCAGATCGAGGTGGTGGGTGACGAAGGGCGCATTGCGTTCGCCACGTTCGGCAACGGTCCCATCACGGTGGAGAATGCCCGGGACTCGCACGAGCATCATGTGGAAAACCCGCTGCACATCCAGCAGCCGTTGATCGAGACCATCGTGGCCGAACTTACCGGGCAGAAAGGCGCCAGCCCTTCCACCGCCGAATCCGGCGCGCGGACCAGCTGGGTGATGGACCAGGTGCTGCGGGATTACCGGCGCGAGACCGGGCAGGCTGTCGGGGGCTGA
- the ldcA gene encoding muramoyltetrapeptide carboxypeptidase — protein MTATTIRLIAPSGYPHDYDAMARGVARLRAAGCTIDGLDVLDRTEHRFAGSDAERAADINHLAIHPSLPDIVLAVRGGYGVTRLLEHIHYGALRERLAGSSTLLVGHSDFTALQMALYVKSGLATFGGPMLGPDFGAPELNELMWEHFWRTVTEPEATARWATTSQAMLDVEGPLWGGNLAMLCSLIGTPYFPRIDGGILFVEDVGEPPFRIERLLYQLHLSGVLDRQRALVFGHFTNCKPHGYDNGYDTAAALDHIGRVAHIPVVRDLPFGHETNKFTLPFGVPSRLRVADGQASLTFRGHPHLSGDVPRPDPAKRPQNP, from the coding sequence ATGACCGCCACCACCATCCGCCTGATCGCCCCGTCCGGCTATCCGCACGATTACGACGCCATGGCGCGCGGCGTGGCGCGTCTGCGCGCGGCGGGCTGCACGATCGACGGGCTCGACGTGCTGGATCGGACGGAGCACCGCTTTGCGGGCAGCGATGCGGAACGCGCGGCCGACATCAACCATCTGGCCATCCATCCGTCCCTGCCGGACATTGTGCTCGCGGTACGCGGTGGCTATGGCGTCACACGGCTGCTCGAACACATCCACTACGGCGCGCTGCGCGAGCGCCTTGCGGGTTCGTCGACCTTGCTGGTGGGTCACAGCGATTTCACCGCGCTGCAGATGGCCCTCTACGTGAAGAGCGGCCTTGCCACGTTCGGCGGCCCCATGCTGGGCCCGGATTTCGGCGCGCCGGAGCTCAACGAGCTGATGTGGGAACACTTCTGGCGCACGGTCACCGAGCCGGAAGCCACGGCGCGCTGGGCCACGACGAGCCAGGCGATGCTCGACGTTGAAGGCCCGCTGTGGGGCGGCAACCTCGCCATGCTGTGCAGCCTGATCGGCACGCCGTATTTCCCGCGCATCGACGGCGGCATCCTGTTCGTGGAGGACGTCGGCGAGCCGCCGTTCCGCATCGAGCGCCTGCTGTACCAGCTGCACCTGTCCGGCGTGCTGGACCGGCAGCGGGCGCTGGTGTTCGGCCACTTCACCAACTGCAAGCCGCACGGCTACGACAACGGCTACGACACCGCCGCCGCGCTCGACCATATCGGCCGCGTGGCGCATATCCCGGTGGTGCGCGACCTGCCGTTCGGGCACGAGACCAATAAGTTCACCCTGCCGTTCGGCGTGCCCTCGCGGCTGCGCGTGGCCGACGGGCAGGCCAGCCTGACCTTCCGCGGCCATCCGCACCTGTCCGGGGACGTTCCGAGGCCCGATCCGGCCAAGCGCCCCCAAAATCCGTAA
- the ribH gene encoding 6,7-dimethyl-8-ribityllumazine synthase: protein MKTIEGDFATPKGRFAIVAGRFNGFVVEPLVAGARDVLVRHGVKDDAIELIRVPGAWEIALAANKVANSGKYAAVIALGAVIRGSTPHFDYVAGECAKGLAQAAYSSGVPVAFGVLTTDTIEQAIERSGTKAGNKGADAALAALEMVNLYGKL from the coding sequence ATGAAGACCATCGAAGGCGATTTCGCCACGCCCAAAGGCCGTTTTGCCATCGTCGCCGGCCGTTTCAACGGCTTCGTCGTCGAGCCCCTGGTGGCCGGCGCGCGTGACGTGCTGGTGCGCCATGGCGTAAAGGACGACGCGATCGAGCTGATCCGCGTGCCGGGCGCCTGGGAAATCGCGCTGGCCGCCAACAAGGTGGCCAACTCCGGCAAGTACGCCGCGGTGATCGCGCTGGGCGCCGTGATCCGTGGTTCCACGCCGCACTTCGACTACGTCGCCGGCGAATGCGCCAAGGGCCTGGCCCAGGCCGCCTACAGCTCCGGCGTGCCGGTGGCGTTCGGCGTGCTGACCACCGACACCATCGAGCAGGCCATCGAGCGCTCCGGCACCAAGGCCGGCAACAAGGGCGCGGACGCCGCGCTGGCCGCGCTCGAAATGGTCAACCTGTACGGAAAGCTGTAA
- the ahr gene encoding NADPH-dependent aldehyde reductase Ahr, translating into MSQMHGWSAREAGKPLVLEQFDLGPLGAEEVEVAVDYCGICHSDLSMINNEWGMARFPFVPGHEVIGRVTALGEYAKGLSVGQRVGIGWTASSCMHCHPCLSGHQNLCPSSVATIGGGHQGGFADKVRSHWAWAIPLPEGIHLASAGPLLCGGITVLKPFLAYRITPNARVGVVGIGGLGHMAVKFARAWGCEVTAFTSNPSKADEARSFGAHHVVSSRDADAIKAIAGSLDLLLVTVNVPLDWNALLSTLAPLGRMHVVGAVLEPIPIPVFTLMMGEREVSSSPTGSPVDIATLLDFATRHDIRPQVEMFPMDQVNEALKHLADGKARYRIVLEAKAS; encoded by the coding sequence ATGTCGCAGATGCACGGTTGGTCGGCGCGCGAGGCAGGCAAGCCGCTGGTCCTCGAACAGTTCGACCTGGGGCCGCTCGGTGCGGAAGAAGTGGAAGTCGCGGTCGACTACTGCGGCATCTGCCACTCCGATCTTTCGATGATCAACAACGAATGGGGCATGGCGCGCTTTCCGTTCGTTCCGGGGCATGAAGTCATCGGCCGCGTGACGGCCTTGGGTGAATACGCCAAGGGACTGTCGGTGGGGCAGCGGGTCGGCATCGGCTGGACCGCCAGCAGTTGCATGCACTGCCATCCATGCCTGTCGGGCCATCAGAACCTGTGTCCCAGCTCGGTCGCCACCATCGGCGGCGGTCATCAGGGCGGCTTCGCCGACAAGGTGCGTTCGCATTGGGCATGGGCGATCCCGTTGCCGGAGGGCATCCACCTGGCCAGCGCCGGACCGCTGCTGTGCGGCGGCATCACCGTCCTCAAGCCGTTCCTGGCCTACCGCATCACGCCCAACGCACGCGTGGGCGTGGTCGGCATCGGCGGGTTGGGCCACATGGCCGTGAAGTTCGCACGGGCCTGGGGTTGCGAGGTCACGGCGTTCACTTCCAACCCGTCCAAGGCGGATGAGGCACGCTCCTTCGGTGCCCACCACGTGGTGTCCAGTCGGGATGCCGATGCCATCAAGGCGATCGCCGGTTCGCTGGACCTGCTGCTGGTGACCGTCAACGTGCCGCTGGACTGGAACGCCCTGCTCTCCACGCTGGCGCCGCTTGGCCGCATGCATGTGGTCGGCGCCGTGCTCGAGCCGATCCCCATTCCCGTGTTCACGCTGATGATGGGCGAGCGCGAAGTATCGAGCTCGCCTACGGGTTCGCCGGTCGACATCGCCACGCTGCTGGATTTCGCCACACGCCACGACATCCGCCCGCAGGTGGAAATGTTCCCGATGGACCAGGTGAACGAGGCACTCAAGCATCTTGCCGACGGCAAGGCGCGCTACCGCATCGTGCTGGAGGCGAAGGCGAGCTAA
- a CDS encoding potassium channel beta subunit family protein produces the protein MHYRRLGKSGLQLSALSFGAWVTFGRQVGRSLARDLLAMAHDHGVNFFDNAETYNHGVAETLMGDVLADLRFPRDSYCVSSKVYFGSAENPLPTQRGLSRKHVIEACHQALQRLRVEHLDLYFCHRPDPDTPIEETVGAMDMLVRQGKVLYWGTSEWPADAIVEAHRIARENHLFAPTMEQPQYNLLHRERVEQEYAPLYDAYGMGTTIWSPLASGLLTGKYNDGVPSDTRLSQPGYEWLREAILEQGGDRIEKVRRLAPIASDLGVSMAQLAVAWCLVNPHVSTVMLGASKLEQLEHNLAALDVLPRLDADVLKRIEQALA, from the coding sequence ATGCACTATCGACGTCTCGGAAAATCCGGCCTGCAACTGTCCGCGTTGTCGTTCGGCGCGTGGGTCACGTTCGGCAGGCAGGTGGGGCGCTCGCTGGCGCGCGATCTGCTGGCGATGGCGCATGACCATGGCGTGAATTTCTTCGATAACGCCGAAACCTACAACCACGGCGTGGCCGAAACGCTGATGGGCGACGTGTTGGCCGACCTTCGTTTCCCACGCGACAGCTATTGCGTGTCGAGCAAGGTGTATTTCGGCTCCGCGGAAAACCCGCTGCCGACGCAGCGCGGCCTGTCGCGCAAGCACGTGATCGAAGCCTGCCACCAGGCCTTGCAGCGCCTGCGCGTGGAACACCTGGACCTGTACTTCTGCCACCGTCCCGATCCGGATACGCCGATCGAGGAAACCGTCGGCGCGATGGACATGCTGGTGCGCCAGGGCAAGGTGCTGTACTGGGGCACCAGCGAATGGCCGGCGGATGCCATCGTCGAGGCGCACCGCATCGCGCGCGAGAACCACCTGTTCGCGCCGACGATGGAACAGCCGCAGTACAACCTGTTGCATCGCGAGCGCGTCGAACAGGAATACGCACCGCTGTACGACGCATACGGCATGGGCACCACGATCTGGTCGCCGCTGGCCTCGGGCCTGCTCACCGGCAAATACAACGATGGCGTGCCGTCCGATACCCGCTTGTCGCAACCGGGCTACGAATGGCTGCGCGAGGCGATCCTGGAGCAGGGCGGCGATCGCATCGAGAAGGTGCGCCGCCTGGCGCCGATCGCGTCCGACCTCGGCGTATCGATGGCGCAGCTCGCCGTCGCGTGGTGCCTGGTGAATCCGCATGTCTCCACGGTGATGCTGGGTGCGAGCAAGCTGGAGCAGCTCGAACACAACCTCGCCGCACTCGACGTGCTGCCTCGACTGGATGCTGATGTGTTGAAACGGATCGAGCAGGCGTTGGCCTGA